Genomic segment of Alcanivorax borkumensis SK2:
TCCGCCGTCGCTACCTTGCAATGGGAAGTCGCGCAGTACCTCGCGGAGACTTTCGCCGTCGCCCTTGCCTGGCAGTACCCGGTTTAGCGCGCGTACCGCGCTCAGGCGCGGGTCAGGCGTTGCCACTGTGGTCACCAGATTCATTGATAATGGCATCGCCCAGCGGTTCGCCTACCGAAAACAAGGTGGGGTTGCCTCGTAGTAGGTCGGATACCGCCATCCGTCGTTTGCCGGGCAATTGAAGTTCTTCAAGTATCAGGCTGCCATCGCCGGTGGCCACATGGATACCTTGGTCGTCCACGCTGAGAATATAGCCCGGTTCATCATTTGCTTGTGCCGGTTGTGGGCTTTCACTGGCGCGCCAGATGCGCATGGGCTGACCGTTCAGCGGCACCCAGCTCACCGGGAAAGGGTTGAAAGCTCGAATGCGATTGTAGAGGGCGCCTGTGGGCAGGCGAAAATCCAGCCGCGCTTCGGCCTTGCTTAGCTTATGGGCGTAAGTGATGCCTTCATCTGGTTGTGGCGTGGCGTTGGCCAGGTACTTTTCTAGGTCCTGCAGCACGGTGACTAGCAGGCGAGCGCCTTGGGCGGCCAATCGATCATGCAGTTCGCCGCCGGTTTCGCTATCGCCGATGGGCAGTGATTCACTCAGCAGCATGGGGCCGGTATCGAGCCCGGCTTCCATTTGCATAATGGTGTTGCCGGTTTCCGTGTCGCCAGCGGTAATGGCCCGCTGGATGGGCGCGGCACCGCGCCAGCGCGGCAATAGCGAGCCGTGCACATTCAGGCAGCCCAGCCGCGGCATGTCCAGCACTGCTTGAGGAATGATCAGGCCGTAGGCCACCACTACTAGTGCATCCAGGTTTAGGTCACGCAGCTGCTGGTGAATGGCTTCGCCCTTGAGGTTTTCCGGCTGCAGTACGGTAATGCCTTGGCTATGGGCCAGTTGTTTGACCGGGCTTTGCTGCAGTTTCTTGCCGCGCCCGGCGGCGCGATCCGGCTGGGTAAGCACTGCCACAACCTGATGACCGTTATCCAGCACGGCCTGTAGGCTGGCGGCGGCGAAATCCGGGGTGCCGGCGAAGGCGAGACGTAAGGGTTTCAAAAAATGGCCTTTAGGTCGGTTAGTGTCAATGGTGGAGATGCGTGGCTAGAGCAAAGCTGAAAGCGCAAGCGGGCATCTCTTCAGGCAATTCACGTTTAAGGTCATGGCCGCGCGGTAAGGTTGAAATCGCGGGTACGACGGTTCGTTACCTTGGAAGCTGTTTCGCGCTTTTAAAATGTAAATTCTCAATTCAGCCCTGCTGCCGGTGAATCTTTTCCAGCTTCTTCTTAATGCGGTCTCGCTTCAGGCGGGAAACGTAGTCCACAAACAGCTTGCCGTCCAAATGATCCATTTCATGCTGGATACAGGTGGCGAGCAGTTCGTCTGCCTCCACTTCAAAAGCGTTGCCGTCACGGTCCAAAGCATTAATGCGCACCCGTGCCGGGCGAGTCACCTTTTCGTAGAACCCGGGCACCGACAGGCAGCCTTCTTCGTACGGGGCCTGTTCTTCGGTGAGAGGGGTGATCTGCGGGTTGATGAATACCATGGGTTTATTGTGATCTTCAGACAGATCCATAACGATCAGCTGGATATGCACATCAACTTGGGTGGCTGCTAGGCCGATTCCTGGGGCCGCATACATGGTTTCGAACATGTCGTCGATCAGTTTGCGAAGCTCGTCATCTACCTTTTCCACCGGCTTTGCTACTGTGCGTAGCCGGGGATCGGGGAATTCTAGTATTTCCAGTTTAGCCATGTACCTTCTCAGAAGTTGCAGTAGTACTCGAATTTCGGTTGCTAAATATATGATCGCATTGCTAATATCCAAAAGGAACCGCGTCTACAATAAAGGGGTCGCGGTCGCTCTCGGGGATGAGTCCAATAATGATAAAAGGAATCCGATGATGATGAAATCGGTCCAGCGCGCCTTGACCTTTGGCCTGGTGCTGGCGGTGTCTGGTATGGCCTCCGCAGCGGTGGTGCTCAAAGATGGGCACCCCAGCAAGTATTTCGTGAAAAACGGCGATACCCTTTGGGATATCAGCGGCCGTTTTTTACAAGAACCGTGGCAATGGCCAGAAATCTGGCAGATTAATGAGGAAATCAGTAACCCTCACCTGATATATCCCGGTGACGAAATCCGCCTTTCCTATGTTGACGGTGAACCGCGCCTTTCGGTGAAGCGGGGCGTGGAAGAGACCGTGATGTCCAATGGTACAGTGAAACTCACCCCGCGGGTGCGTGAAATTGCCAATGACCAGGCTATTCCTGCTATTCCGGCTAGTGCCATCCAGTCCTATCTGAAGGAAGGGCTGGTGGTCGATCGCCAGGAAATCATTGAAGCGCCTTATCTGGTGGGTGGCCGTGATCGACGTGTCATCTTCGGTGAAGGCGATACGGTCTATGCCCGTGACACTAAAACGCAATGGGAAGGTTTGGAGCAGGGCTACGGTTTTTATCGGACCGGTGAACAGTACGTGGACCCGGATACCAATGAGGTGCTGGGCTACGAAGCTCGTCAAATCGGCCTCGGTCGAGTGTCCAGCCACGATGACGACATGATTTCTCTACGAGTCACCGACTCCAGTGAGGATCTGCGAATTGATGACCGCCTGTTCTCCACGGAAGATCGCCGTGTTCGAGCCGTACTGTACCCGTCTGCACCAGATACTAAGATTGAGGCGAAAGTGATTCGCTTCTTCGATCGTCTTAACAGTGTGGCCCGTAACGACGTAGTAGTGATTAACAAGGGCCTGCGTGATGGTCTGAAAGAAGGCAATGTGTTGGATATATATGGTCAGGGCGAAGTGGTTCGTGATCGTCAGCAGGGTGACATGGTTCAGCTGCCCCGCGAGAGAACGGGTTCCATGGTGATCTTCCGGGTTTTCGATAAGGTCAGCTACAGCTTGATTATGGAGTCCACTCGACCTATTTACATGAACGACATCGCTGAAAGTCCGGCGGGTAGTTACTGATTCCTATGCGGTAGCGCTCACCGCCGGCGTTTCGACGCCTGATAAACCGTCACGCACACAAGGAGGTGGGCGAATGGACGGACAATTTAAGCGCCTTCTATTGCAGGCGTTGTTTTCCCCCTCTTCAGCGGCCTTGGGGCGCGCTTTGAAACAACACCGGAGCGTCTCTGCTGCGGCCTCTGATTTTCTTCCTCTGTTACCGGCCGGCCTGAAAGAGCGAGCCAGCCTGTTGGACAATACGGGTAATCTCCAGGCGTATTATGAGCAATTGAGCGGACAAGGTTGGCGCTGGATTGCGTTTGGTGATGAAGATTACCCGCCGTTATTAGCACAGATTCATGATCCTCCTGGCGTAATCGCCGTGCGCGGTAACGTAGAGGCGTTGAATTCACCGGCTCTGGCGATCGTGGGGGCGCGTAATGCGTCTGCCGATGGCCTAGATAATAGCCGCCGATTTGCTCGCAAACTGGCGGCAAGTGGATTTGTAATTGCTAGTGGGTTGGCGTTGGGTATTGATGCTGCGGCACATCGTGGTGCGGTCAGTGCTGGGCGCTCGGTGGCAGTAATGGGTAATGGCCCGGATCGCATCTACCCGCCCCGTAACGGTTCGTTGGCTGAAGAAATTGTGGATACTGGGGGTGCGCTGGTGTCGGAATTCGCGCCGGGCGCGCGTCCGCTTCCGGCACAGTTCCCAATGCGTAATCGTGTTATCAGCGGTCTCAGCCTGGCGACTATTGTGGTGGAGGCCGCCATTAAAAGTGGTTCGTTGATTACTGCACGTACCGCGCTGGCTCAAAACCGAGAGGTCTTTGCGATTCCGGGCAGCATCCATAATCCGCTCAGCAAGGGATGCCACCAGCTACTGCGTGATGGCGCCAGCTGGCTGGAGTCCGTGGACGATATATTTCAGGCTTTTGGTGATTTTCAGCGTAGTGTCGAGGCCGCCGGGATTCACTGCGAAGCGCCAGCATTGCTGACCCAGCTCACCAGTGGGGTTAATTCTCTTGACGCGCTACAGGAGCGGACTGGCTTGCCGGTCGCGGCGCTCGCTGGGCAGTTGGCGGATTTGGAGCTGGAGGGCTGGGTGGAACGGGTGGCTGGCGGGTATCTTAAGCGTCAGGGTAGCGAAGATTGAGCAGGCAAGGTCTTTCCATGGATTCCCACGCTTGAGTCCCTGAGCTGTGCAGGGTAATTTGCCGCTTTTGCTTTCAGGGCTTTGTCATGAATCAGCATCTGCTCAGTGCGGCACAGATCATTCAGGAAGGCGGCGTTGTGGCCTATCCTACCGAGTCCGTTTATGGTCTGGGCTGCGACCCTTTTAACCGAAACGCGGTTATGCAGTTGCTAGCCATCAAACATCGGCCGGTGAGCAAAGGGCTGATTCTGATTGGTGAGAGCTTGGCGCAGTTGGCGCCGTATTTGCACCTGAACGAACAGCAATCGGCTCAGTTGGAGAAAAAATGGCCGGCTCCGATAACGTACCTGGTTGATGCTAGTGATCGCTTGCCTGCCTGGGTGCGAGGGGAGCACCGTAAGGTGGCGGTGCGGGTGCCGGACCACCCGCTGGCGCGGCAGTTATGCCAGCTGGCCGGTCAGCCGATCATTTCCACCAGTGCCAACATCAGTGGCCGCCCGGCAGCGCGTAATCGTTATCAGGTGGCTCGCCAGCTGGGTAACCAGCTCGACTTTATTGTCAGTGGTGCCTGTGACCGGGCAGCCAAACCCTCTACCATTATTGACTTGGAAAGTGGGCGCATCTTGCGACCATGAATACACCGATAGCCCCGGGGGAGAGCACCATGTCAGAGGTTTCGCTGCAGGCGGTGAAAGACTACCTGTTGGATTTGCAGGACCGAATTTGCGATGCGCTGGGCGCTGAAGACGGCGCAGCCACTTTCCGTGAAGATAGCTGGGAGCGGGAGCAAGGCGGGGGTGGTCGTAGTCGGGTGCTGGAAAATGGTGCCGTGATTGAAAAGGGTGGAGTGAACTTTTCCCATGTGTTCGGTGAGCAGTTGCCGCCCTCGGCTACTGAGGCGCGCCCCGAGTTGGCCGGCCGTAGTTTTCAGGCCATGGGCGTGTCACTGGTGATTCATCCGAAAAATCCCTACGTCCCTACTAGCCATGCCAATGTCCGCTTTTTTGTAGCAGAAAAAGAAGGCGAAGCCCCGGTGTGGTGGTTTGGCGGCGGCTTTGACCTAACGCCTTATTACGGCTTCGAGGAGGACGTGGTGCACTGGCACCAGACTGCTAAAGTTGCCTGCCAACCATTTGGTAAGGAAATCTATCCGGAATTCAAAACCTGGTGTGATGATTACTTCTATCTCAAGCATCGCAATGAACCGCGCGGGGTGGGGGGGCTGTTTTTTGATGATCTGAACCGGTTTGATTTCGATACGAGCTTTGCCTTGATGCGCAGCATCGGTGATGCCTATGTTCCGGCCTATCAGCCGATTTTGGCGCGCCGTAAAGATCATGAATTTGGCGATCGCGAACGCCAGTTTCAGCTGTACCGCCGTGGTCGTTATGTGGAGTTCAACCTAGTCTACGATCGCGGCACTATCTTTGGCCTGCAGTCTGGTGGCCGTACCGAGTCAATCCTAATGTCGCTGCCGCCGTTGGTACGCTGGGACTACGATTACCACCCCGAACCGAACAGTGCCGAGAGTGAGCTTTACCATAAATTTTTGATTCACCGGGAGTGGGTATGAGCGGAGAAAAAGACAGGGCGGATACCGGGTTATATTGTGTCTTTGGTAATCCGGTAAGTCACTCGCGTTCGCCAGAAATTCACCATGCATTCGCTGCCCAGCATAGCGACCCCGTGCAATATGAAAAACGCGAAGCGCCCTTGGATGATTTCGCAGGGGCGGTGCAGGCCTTCCGTGAGGCCGGCGGGCTGGGGGCAAATGTCACCGTTCCTTTTAAGGAGCAAGCCTTTGCGCTGTGTGATGCCATCACCGAGCGGGCAGACCAGGCCGGTGCGGTGAACACCCTGTGGTGGGATGGCGATCAGCTGCATGGGGATAACACCGATGGCGCGGGCTTGGTAAAAGATATCCGTAATAATCAGGGTTGGACAATTCGTAAGAAGCGGGTGCTTATTCTGGGTGCGGGGGGTGCTGTGCGCGGTGTGCTGGGGCCGATACTGGCGCAAGAGCCCACCTTGTTGCGCATTGCTAATCGCACCAAGGAGAAAGCCGAAGCCTTGGCGGGCAACGTCATGAAAGGAGAAGGCCCACCCGTGCTGGGGGGTGGCCTGGATAACCTTATGGGGCAGTTTGATCTGGTAATTAATGCGATTTCGGCGGGCTTGCACGGTGAGATGCCCGCCTTGCCTGATGGTTTGCTGGCAGAGGGCGCGGTGGCCTACGACATGGTTTATGGTAGTGAGCCCACCCCGTTCATGCGCTGGGCAGAGCAGCAAGGGGCTGCGGCTACAGCGGATGGTTTGGGTATGTTAGTTGAGCAGGCCGCGGAAGCATTTGAAATCTGGCGGGGCTGGCGTCCGAATACCGCGCCCGTCATGGCCTCGTTGCGTTAGCAGCCCATGGCTGACGGTACAGTAATGTATGAGGTCGTGTACGCGTCTGTGGTCAGTCTGATCATGGTGCTGGCTACGGTGATGTTGCATTATTGGACCTTGGCTAGCCTGTCAGGCTTACTTAAGCGCTGGAAAAGTTTCCGCGGCGAAATCCTGGTGGTGGTGATTGTTATGTTCGCGGCTCACATGGTGGAAATAACACTCTATGCTTGGGTGTATCTGCTGTTGGACGTGGGAGATACTGCCATGAGCATTGGCGGGGCGGTGAACGGCAGTTTTTTGGATCACCTGTATTTCTCTGCCGCCTGCTATACCTCTTTGGGGTTGGGGGATCTATTTCCAGTGGGAACCTTGCGTCTGATTGCTGGGGTAGAAGCCCTGAATGGTTTGATATTGATAACGTGGTCAGCATCGTTTGCGTTTTTGGTCATGCAGCGTCGTTGGCGTTTTTAACCCCCCTGTGCGTTGGGGGACGGCTCATCATCAGGGCCGCTTCACATTGATGCCGAGTGAAATATGTTTCTGCGCTTTATTCTGTTGTTAGGCGTATTGCTGCCAGTAAGTGTTATAGCTTCTACATTCGGCTTGTCCTGGGATAATGACTTGTTTGTTGGTTCTGACGGGCATTACACCAATGGCGTGCGTATCAGTTGGGTGGGAGAGGCTCACGACCATTGTGAGAGTAATAGCAATGTTACCTGTGGAGTGGCGGATTTTTTATCGCCCTTACCGGGGATTGCCTTCCGTGATGATCAGCATGCTCTGACGTTCAGCTTAGAACAGATGATGATTACGCCTAAGGATATCAGTCAGTCCGCCCCCAATTACAATGATTTACCTTATGCGGGATACAGCAACCTGGAAATGGGGCTGTTCAGTTGGGATGACGATAGCCTGGTAGGGTACGGCATGCGACTTGGTGTAGTGGGTCCGTCTTCGGGCGCGGAGCAAAGCCAAAAATTGGCCCACAAGGTCACCGGGTCTGATGAGCCGCAGGGGTGGGATAACCAGTTGGGCACGGACTTGATTGGCGGCCTCTATTTCATTAATGCCCGCCGTTTCAAACAGTTCCAGTGGGATTCAGCGCTTCAGGGTGAGCTCGGTTATGCCTGGGGTGTAGATGCCAACAATTTTCACGGGACCAGTTCCGCCGGTGGCTTCTTTCGTGTGGGTCACAATCTGCCGCGTAATTTTATTCCTGACTATGCGGGTATTGGTACAGCCGGCTCATTGGTTGGGCTGTTTGATGGCACAGGCTTCGGCTGGGAAGTTTTTATCTCCACTTTTGGTGAGTATATTGGATATTCCTACCTGGAGACCCACGCTAGGCAATATAACGTGGAAACGCGCGACGGGGTGTTGGGTGTGACCGCGGGCGGCGGCGTTCACTGGGATACCTTTTCGTTCACTTTGGCAATACAAAGCTCCACCTCGCCTCTGCGCAGCCGGGATGAAAGCGCCAGTTTTGGCAACATGTCGTTCATGTGGAAAATTTAGCTGTGAGCTTGCTTACGTGCGATCAGGAAAGTGAACGAAGGGAATAATCACCGATTAGGAAGCGCTTAATTTTTGCTCAGCTACTAGATGTTCTGATTATTGGCTGCTTTTCAAATATCGATCTTTCAAGCGCACATAATTACCCGCCACATAAGGCAAAAAGGTTTTTTCTTTCTCGGTGAGCGGACGGATTTTGCGCGCGGGTTGGCCGCGATACAGGTGGCCGCTTTCAAGGTTTTTGCCGGGCCCAACCAATGAGCCGGCGGCGACAATCACATCGTCTTCCACAATAGCACCGTCCATAATGATTGCCTGCATACCCACCATGACCCGGTTGCCGAGGGTGCAGCCGTGCAACATGGCTTGGTGAGCCAGGGTGACATCGTCGCCGACCTGCAGCCCGAAGCCGCCGGGATTGAACGGGGAGTCGTGAGTGATGTGTAGTACAGCGTTATCCTGAATGCTGACCCGGTTACCGATACGAATAGCGTGCATGTCGCCCCGAATCACAGCCTTGGGCCACACCGAACAATCGTCGCCCAGTATGACCTCGCCAATCACGGTGGCGTCCTCATCTACAAATACCCGTTTCCCCAACTGCGGGGCCTTGTCTTCAAAGCGGCGAATCCCCATCACTGATACACTCGATAGTTCATTTCAATGGCCAGGGACGAGCATGCAACGCCAGCCCGCCCGTATAATGTTAGCCATACTGATCTTGCTTGGCGTTTTTCTGCTAAGCAAGTGGCTGGTATTCCAGATGCTGTTGCAGCCGGACGACACTGCTCGTCACCGGCTGCCGCCCGCGCAGACACACGCTGAACCCGAAGCAGGACAGGACACCCATGAGCAACAATCCGCTGATTGATTATCCAGCACTTCCCCCTTTTTCACAGATCCGGCCAGAACATGTTCTCCCTGCCGTGGAGCAGCTGGTAGCAGAGGGCCGTGCCCGTATCGAGCAGGTGCTGGCCGAAGGTAATTTCGATTATGACCACCTGGTACAGGCATTGGATCAGGAAGATGACCGTCTCGGTAAAGCATTTGGCCCGGCCGGGCATTTGAATGCCGTGGCCCAGAATGAAACCTTGCGTAATGCCTATAATAGTTGCCTGCCGCTGCTTAGCGAATACGGTACTGAAGTGGGGCAGAATACGGCCCTTTGTGCTGCCTATCAGGCGCTGCGCGATAGCGATCAGTGGGCCACGCTGAGTGAAGCCCAGCAAAAAGATATCGACAATACTCTGCGCGATTTCCGTTTGTCCGGTGTGGACTTGCCGGAAGAAAAGAAAACGCAATACATGGAAAATTCAAAACGGTTATCTGAGTTGACCAGCAAATTCTCGGATAACGCGCTTGATGCTACTCAAGCATGGAGCAAACACATCACCGATGAAAATGAACTCGATGGCTTGCCCGAAAGCGCGAAGGCCGGCGCCGCAGATCGGGCTAAAGCAGAGGACAAAGAGGGTTGGCTACTGACCCTGGACGCCCCGGTTTTTATTGCGGTGATGAGCCACTGTAAGAACGCAGAACTGCGTAAAGAGATATATACCGCTTGGACCACCAAGGCCTCTGATCAAGGTCCACAAGCTGGCCAATTTGATAATGCGAAAATTATCGATGAGATCCTGGCGCTGCGACATCAACAGGCTCAGCTATTGGGTTTCGCTAACTACGCGGAAAAGTCTTTGGCGACGAAAATGGCCAGAGATGTTAGTGAGGTTGTACAGTTTCTCGAAGACTTGGCGCGCCGCGCCAAACCCCAGGCGGAGCAGGAGCTAGCGGAACTCAAAGCGTTTGCTGCCGAGCAAGGCGTGGGGGATTTGAATCCATGGGATATTGGTTTTTGGAGTGAGCGTTTACGCGAAGCCCGCTACGATATTTCAGAAGAAGAGTTGCGCCCCTGGTTTCCGGCAGACACGGTAATCAATGGCATGTTTTCGGTGGTCGGCAAGCTGTTCGGCATTCAGTTTAAACAACGCAAAGACGTGGACACTTGGCACGAGGATGTGCGCTTCTACGAGTTGGTGGATGACGATGGAGGTGTCCGTGCGGCGTTCTATCTGGATATGTATGCCCGTACTGGCAAGCGTGGGGGGGCTTGGATGGATGATGCTCGCATCCGTCGTCGTCAGCCTGATGGCAGCGTGCAGACCCCGGTGGCTTACCTGACCTGTAATTTCGCCCCGCCGGCTGGTGGTAAGCCGGGTTTGTTGACCCACGACGAAGTCGTGACCCTGTTCCATGAATTCGGCCACGGTTTACACCACATGCTCACCGAGCAAGATGTGTCCGGTATTTCCGGGATTAATGGTGTGGCGTGGGATGCGGTGGAGCTGCCTAGCCAGTTTTTGGAAAACTGGTGCTGGACCGAGGAAGGCATTGCTCTGATTTCCGGTCATTATCAAACTGGCGAGCCGTTACCGAAGGAAAAGCTGGAAAAAATGCTTGCCGCAAAAAACTTTCAGGGTGCCATGCAGATGGTGAGGCAGATTGAATTTTCTCTATTTGACATGCGCATCCATGCTGAATACCAGCCGGGGCTGAATATTTATCAGATATTGGATGAGGTGCGCGAACAAGTAGCAGTGATTCGGCCGCCCTCATTTAACCGTTTCCCCAATAGCTTCGGGCATATTTTCGCCGGTGGTTATGCCGCAGGTTATTACAGTTACAAATGGGCAGAAGTGTTATCGGCGGATGCCTATTCTCGCTTTGAAGAAGAGGGCGAGTTCAACGAAGAAACCGGACGGGCATTTCGTACGGAAATTCTTGCCAAAGGCGGTAGCCGCGAACCCATGGAGCTTTTCAAGGCGTTCCGTGGTCGTGAACCGAGCGTAGAACCGTTGCTACGTCATTGCGGGATTAATGGATAAAATACCTGATACCGAACGCCCGGAGTCGACGCGAATACGTGTGGCACCGGGCGCTTGGCGTTAACTAGAGAGAGATGATGAAACGCCAATTTATTGCTGGTGCTAGCTGCCCTGAGTGTGGGCAGATGGACAAGATACAGCGCGTCATAGAGGGTGATCAGCAATGGATGGAATGTGTTGCCTGCGGCGCCCGAAAAGACCTAGACGAAAAACCACCGCAAGCCACTGATGCATTAGCCCGGCCGGTAACCTTACAGCCTAGCTCGAAAAAATAGCGCTACCTGGTGAATAAACTGGCGCGGTGTGCATGCGTCTTCGCTACCCGCCAACATTTTATGTGATGCCCCGTGTTCTGCAGACTCTAAACGTGGAGCTTGTCGTTGGACAAGTGATAGCGATCTCTTGCTCCACCTGATCTCATACAAAATGAATAAAAAATTAACGCAGTAGTCCGACATTATACGGTAATGTTATCTTTTTAGTGCTGCGGCGCATTTTTAATCGGGGGAAGGTATGGGGTTAATGACGCAATGTCGATTTGCCTAGATGGCAGGTTTTTCTGCTCTGGCTATGCTGCAGGGTTGTTCCCTGCTGGAAGTACCCATGGTTGCGGCAATGAAAGCGCCGGATCACGTTTATATCCATGAAGATGCAAAGGTCGGTGACAAGTCGGTTATAAAAAATCCAGCCAGAGGACACCAGATTATTATCTGGGAAGTGTTGCAGGAATTTGATGACGGTTATGAAGTAGGGCTCTCTTGGCAGGATGAAACGGGGCGGGTGATGGCGCTGGGCATGGAACCGGGTCTGCGCCGTCAATTTGTTATCGACAAAGAGGGCAACGTGAAATCCGCCAAGGCGAAATCGGTGCGCTTTGGTCTTGCCTTGCCCATGGCGGTAGCGGCGCCAGGGACCTATGTGAAATCACGAGAAACCATCGAATTTGAAACCCCCCAGGTAATTACCACCCCGGCTGGACAATACACCGTTACCCACGCGCTAGTCTCAGAGTTCGATACTCTGTTGCTGGATAACAAGACTATCGACCTGATCGGCCCGGACGTGAGTTTTGGCGTGGTACATAGCGACCAAGACATCTCCAGTAATGTGCTAGCGGCAACCAACCTGTATGTCGAGATTGCCAAGTTGCAGACGCAGGCGTTTGATCCGACACGCTTGAATAGCGTGCTTACCTCGATTCGTGAGGGAGGGAAGATTAAACAGAGCTTTGATCTGGTCGAAGTGGAATGAGACTCCCCGGGCGCCGGAGGCTATAAAACACAATTTTTTAAATTGGTATCTGTGACTTAAAGCATCAGGCGCCCGGGCGTGTAGTCTCCTGAAAAAATGAAAATCAGGCCCAGTTACCGAGCCATTTTTTCTTGGCTTTTTCCACAAGGTCGCGGGAATCGTGCTGCCAGGGATGGAAGCTCGGGCTGTAGAATCTGAAGTAGGAGGGCAGCAGCTTGCGGAATACCCCAGGTTTGCCCCACATATAATTGAGGCCGCCCAGCCACGACTTCACATTGGTCAACTCGCCCTGTTCCTTCATTAGTTGTGCCAAATGCAGGGTAGAAAAGAGCGGGAATAGAACGCTCACGAAGGCC
This window contains:
- the prlC gene encoding oligopeptidase A, producing the protein MSNNPLIDYPALPPFSQIRPEHVLPAVEQLVAEGRARIEQVLAEGNFDYDHLVQALDQEDDRLGKAFGPAGHLNAVAQNETLRNAYNSCLPLLSEYGTEVGQNTALCAAYQALRDSDQWATLSEAQQKDIDNTLRDFRLSGVDLPEEKKTQYMENSKRLSELTSKFSDNALDATQAWSKHITDENELDGLPESAKAGAADRAKAEDKEGWLLTLDAPVFIAVMSHCKNAELRKEIYTAWTTKASDQGPQAGQFDNAKIIDEILALRHQQAQLLGFANYAEKSLATKMARDVSEVVQFLEDLARRAKPQAEQELAELKAFAAEQGVGDLNPWDIGFWSERLREARYDISEEELRPWFPADTVINGMFSVVGKLFGIQFKQRKDVDTWHEDVRFYELVDDDGGVRAAFYLDMYARTGKRGGAWMDDARIRRRQPDGSVQTPVAYLTCNFAPPAGGKPGLLTHDEVVTLFHEFGHGLHHMLTEQDVSGISGINGVAWDAVELPSQFLENWCWTEEGIALISGHYQTGEPLPKEKLEKMLAAKNFQGAMQMVRQIEFSLFDMRIHAEYQPGLNIYQILDEVREQVAVIRPPSFNRFPNSFGHIFAGGYAAGYYSYKWAEVLSADAYSRFEEEGEFNEETGRAFRTEILAKGGSREPMELFKAFRGREPSVEPLLRHCGING
- a CDS encoding YheV family putative metal-binding protein; this encodes MMKRQFIAGASCPECGQMDKIQRVIEGDQQWMECVACGARKDLDEKPPQATDALARPVTLQPSSKK